In one Alnus glutinosa chromosome 14, dhAlnGlut1.1, whole genome shotgun sequence genomic region, the following are encoded:
- the LOC133857468 gene encoding 1-aminocyclopropane-1-carboxylate synthase 7-like encodes MTDLRVAVIVYIFLNLYLSIFFYGRFDLRWKIGAKIVPIHCDSSNNFQITPEAAYNSAEAMNIKVRGVLITNPSNPLGTTIQRSVLEEILNFVTRKNIHLISDEIYSESVFSPTEFISVAEILEARKFKDSERVHIVYSLSKDLGLPGFRVGTLFSYNDKVVTTARRMSSVTLISSQTQHLLASMLSNKAFTENYIKINGERLRKRYEMIIEGLRSSGIECLKGNAGLFCWMNLSSLLDKPTREGKLAIWDSMLHEVKLNISPGSSCHCSEPGWFRVCFANMSELTLQVA; translated from the exons ATGACGGATTTACGGGTAGCTG TTATCGTATACATATTCTTGAACTTATACCTGTCTATATTCTTTTATGGTAGATTTGATTTAAGGTGGAAAATTGGTGCAAAAATTGTACCAATTCACTGTGACAGCTCAAACAATTTTCAGATTACTCCAGAAGCCGCCTACAACAGTGCAGAAGCCATGAACATCAAAGTGAGAGGGGTGCTAATCACAAACCCTTCCAACCCATTAGGCACAACAATCCAACGATCAGTTCTTGAAGAGATTCTCAACTTTGTCACTCGCAAGAACATCCATCTTATCTCCGACGAAATCTACTCCGAATCTGTTTTCTCGCCGACCGAGTTCATAAGTGTCGCAGAAATCCTTGAAGCCCGAAAATTTAAGGATTCAGAAAGAGTTCACATTGTCTACAGTCTATCAAAAGATCTCGGCCTCCCGGGTTTTAGAGTTGGCACATTATTCTCGTACAACGACAAGGTTGTGACAACAGCGAGGAGGATGTCTAGCGTCACCTTAATTTCTTCGCAAACACAGCATTTGTTGGCTTCCATGTTGTCTAACAAGGCATTCACAGAGAATTACATCAAGATAAACGGAGAGAGATTAAGGAAGAGGTATGAAATGATCATTGAAGGGCTTAGGAGTTCTGGTATTGAGTGTTTGAAAGGAAATGCAGGGTTGTTTTGCTGGATGAATTTAAGCTCATTGTTGGATAAGCCAACAAGAGAAGGTAAATTGGCTATTTGGGACTCCATGCTTCATGAAGTGAAGCTAAATATATCTCCAGGCTCTTCTTGCCATTGCTCTGAACCAGGTTGGTTCAGGGTGTGTTTTGCTAACATGAGTGAGCTCACACTACAAGTTGCATGA